A stretch of Candidatus Moraniibacteriota bacterium DNA encodes these proteins:
- the rplR gene encoding 50S ribosomal protein L18 has product MLKREMKKVKRFERKRRVRAKISGTAECPRLSVFRSLRNISVQAINDETGKTIAAADLLLLGKKAEHTVAGAALVGKEIATKLSKLGVEKAVFDRSGYKYHGKVKALAEAARIAGLVF; this is encoded by the coding sequence ATGCTCAAGAGAGAAATGAAAAAAGTGAAACGATTTGAACGGAAACGTCGTGTCCGTGCCAAAATTTCTGGCACAGCAGAGTGTCCGCGTCTTTCAGTTTTTCGAAGTCTGAGAAACATTTCTGTTCAAGCGATAAATGATGAAACAGGAAAAACAATCGCAGCTGCAGATCTCTTGTTGCTTGGAAAAAAAGCAGAACATACCGTCGCAGGTGCTGCGCTTGTTGGTAAAGAAATTGCTACAAAACTCTCGAAACTGGGAGTAGAGAAAGCAGTGTTTGATCGTTCTGGATACAAGTATCATGGCAAAGTGAAAGCACTTGCAGAAGCTGCGCGTATTGCTGGTCTAGTATTTTAA
- the rpsE gene encoding 30S ribosomal protein S5, which translates to MGRREKPEFDQKLLNLARVTRVVKGGRRFRFRATLVIGNRKGKVGVGVAKGSDVSDAIQKAFNDAKKNMITVELAGSTISHDVLAKLGSARVLLKPASQGQGIIAGGAVRSVVNLLGVKDIVSKSLGASNPLNVARVTVKALQMLKAPRVPKAVKATSENVVLSEVEGTHNAK; encoded by the coding sequence ATGGGACGTCGCGAGAAGCCGGAGTTTGATCAAAAACTCCTCAATTTGGCTCGCGTGACACGTGTAGTAAAAGGTGGTCGACGTTTCCGTTTTCGTGCGACGCTTGTTATCGGTAACCGAAAAGGAAAAGTTGGTGTGGGTGTCGCCAAAGGATCTGATGTTTCTGATGCTATCCAGAAGGCTTTCAATGATGCCAAGAAGAATATGATCACCGTCGAACTTGCTGGCTCTACTATTTCTCATGATGTGCTCGCAAAACTCGGTAGTGCTCGAGTACTCCTCAAACCAGCATCTCAAGGACAGGGTATTATTGCTGGTGGAGCGGTACGATCGGTTGTTAACTTGCTCGGAGTGAAAGATATTGTTTCTAAATCTCTCGGTGCTTCCAATCCTTTGAATGTCGCTCGTGTCACTGTAAAAGCTCTTCAGATGTTGAAAGCTCCTCGCGTTCCAAAAGCAGTGAAAGCGACATCAGAAAATGTCGTCCTGAGCGAAGTCGAAGGAACTCACAATGCTAAATAA